In Thermodesulfobacteriota bacterium, the genomic stretch CCGGCACATCGATATTCCTGTCGGTCAGGGCCGAGCCGCCTATGAGCCTCAGGTGGCTTATATCCACGACGAGCCTTTCCGTTACGCCGTAGAAATCGGCTATCGCGTTAAACGACTTAAGCTCCCTCGACTCGGTCCTCTGGCCGTAGTTCACATGGAGGAACGCGCATCCGCCCTTTTTCGCGGCAAATGCCGCCGTCACAGTGCTGTCCATGCCCCCGCTCAAGAGGACTATCGCCTTGCCCATAAGGGAGATTAAAGCACATAAGGCTTGGACGGCTCAACCGAAAATTATGGAGAATACGTTCCTGACCCGCTCCTGTAGGGGGTCCTCTGCCCAGGAAACGAAGTGAGGCCCGGATATCTGCTCGAAGAGGGCCTTCTGCCTGAGATAGATGTCCCAGTCCGCGTCAGAGACAGCCTTGCCCGGCTCGGCGAGCCTCGCCCTCAGGCGCTCCCGTATCGTGGAATTCCGGGCGGTGCATTCGACGGTGTTGACGAAAACGCGGTTCCGTGCCGCCATTTCACTGGCCCTCAGAAGGTGCTTCCGTTTTCCGAACGTCGCGTCCAGGATGACCGAACGGCCCTTTTCCAGCAGGTCAGAAGAGCGCCTTATGAGCTCGTCATATGTCCTCTCGTGAAGTCATCGGAATAAATACCCTCTCCGAAGGGCTCCTTCCTCCTCTCGCCGGGAGAGAGCCCTGCCAGCTCCTTCCTGACCGCGTCCGAAGAGAGGTGGACGAAACCGGTATGCCCGGCTATTTCGGCTGCCAGAGTGGATTTCCCGGTCCCGGAAGGCCCGGAGACTATAGCATGGGGCCTGAAACCCGCCCGCGGCGTAGAGCCCGGAGAGGTGGAAATGGTAGGCGGCGCGGAGGAATGAGGCTTCCTTCTCGGCCCCCTTGACCTCCGGCTCCGAGGCCTTGAAGCCCTCGACCTTGCCCCGGACGAATGCGCCGGTAGCACCTGTAGAAGTCTATGAGGCGGCCGCCTTCGTAATCCCCGGTTTCATGGAAGTACGCTTCGTCGAAGGCGGAGGAAAGGCCGTGGCTGTTGAGGAAATCGAGGGTCCATCGAGAGAAAGGCGGCGTCGGCGATAACGTCCGAGTACCTGAAGCGCTCGTTGAACTCTATGCAGTCTATTATCTGCACTCCGCCGTCGATGAAGACGTGCTCGGGAATGGATGTCGCCGTGGCAGTCCCTTATGAAGCCGTTCCTTATCCTGCCTTGAAGGAGGGGGGCCTCGAAGGAAAGGAACCCCTCGGTATGGTCTTTTATCAACTTATAGAGCCGCTCGCTCAGTGTCTTTCCGATAAATGGAAGGGTCTGGGAGAAGTTCTCGCCGGTATTTTTCTTTATGGCCTCTATCGAGCCGAAGCCTGAGATATGCGCGTCCCGTGCGGGCTTTTTGATGGAACGAGGCTATGGCGCGCGCGACTTGCGCTACGGTCTCCGGTGCAGCCCTGTCCGACGCGATGAGTGTCGAGAGGCACTGCCCGTTGTCGAGCCGCTTCATCTTGACGGCGTATTCGACGGTCTTGCCCGGCCCGTCAACGAAAAAGGCCCCGCCCTCCTCGGTCACACGCGAGACACCCAGGTATGCGCCGGGCGCAAGCCGGCGGTTGAGCCTGACTTCCTCCTCGCAGAAGAAGCGGCGCTTCTCGAGGCTGGTAAAATCCAGAAACCCGAAGTCAACGGGCTTTTTTATCTTATAGACGAAATCCGGCGTGAACAGTAGATATGAGACGTGAGTCTGGCGGAGTTCGATTTCCAAAGGGCGCTCAGGGAACGCCTCGGGCCTCAAAGCCCGCCTATGAGCCTGGCAGGTCCATCCACTGCTCCCCCTCTTCCTGAACGGTGTAGAGGGCCGGGAAGGCCCCTCAGCCTCTCCTTGTAGTCCATCCCGTAGCCGACGACGAAGCCGGGCCCGATTATCGCTCCCGTGTAGTCGGCCTTAAGCTCCGGGGCCCCGCCTTCGCGCTTGAGGAGCGTGCAGAGCCTTATGGAGGCCGCGCCCCTGTCGGAGAAGTACTTCATGAGCGCCTTCGCAGTGTGCCCCCTGTCGATGATGTCCTCCACAATTATCACGTCGCGCCCGCTCAAGTCCGCTGTTATGTCCCGTACTATCAGTACGTCCGCAGCCGGGGTGTCGCGGTGCCCGTAGCAGGGAGGTCTGGATGAAGTCTATCTCGTGCTCGATATCGAGCTTCCGTACGAGGTCCGAGAGGAAGAGAAAAGCGCCCTTGAGCACGCCCACGAGCAAGGGCGTCCGTCCGCTGTAATCGCTATTTATCCCGGCGGCGAGCCGCCTTACTATCTCGTCTATCGCTTCTCGCGGGATGCAGGGCTTAAGGTTCATATTGTTTGAGGAGTCCGATTTTAGTAAAGCATATAATCCCGGCCCTCCGGTGTCAAGCGGAGTTGGACTTGAATTGGGGTTCTCCGGTGTGCTACATATTTACAATAACTTAACCCTCAAACGCAGGGGAGAAGAATGATAATACATTGCGACAGGTGCGGCACCAAGTTCCGCCTGGACGATTCACGTATAACCGGCAAGGGGGTAAGGGTCCGGTGCACCAAGTGCCAGAACGTCTTCGTGGCCGCCCCGCCTCCGCCGGTCGAGGAGATACAGCTGGAAGATATCTTCGGGGCCTCGGCAGGCGAAGCTGCGGCGCAAGCGGATGCGCCGAGGCGGGATAAGGCCGGGCGAAAGACTGGCGGGGACGAAAAAAGAGAGAACCTCGCCTTTGACTTCAGGGAGGGTTCTGAAGGGACCGAGGCACGTGAAGCCGCCGCGCACGAGTCCGTAAACGAGCAGGATACGGGAGGCGGCTTCGGTTTGGATGCCGGGCCGGATACCGGTTCGGATAGGGTCGATTCCGGTGTCGCAACAGGCCAGGGCTTCGAGTTCAGCCCCGAAGACAAGGCTCATGAAGAGAAAAATGAGTGGGGCCTCGGGGATGAGAAGGACGATTTCAGCTTCGGCTTCGAAGGCGCTGAAAAGGATCGCCGTGCCGAAGAGGAAAGGGAGCCGATAAAAGAGGAACCAAAAGAGGAAGAGGACGATATAAACTTCAGCTTCGAAACCCCCGAGCTCGTCAATAGAGAGGCGGCCCCCTCCCTCCAGGGCGCTATCGCGGCAGAGGCGCCGCAAGCGGCAAAGGCAGCCAATGAGAAGGTGGAGAAGGCGATACCTTTTTCCGCCTCGGGCTACGCCAAGGAGGCCCTTGCCCCTGAAAAGGGCAAGCAAAAGGCCCCGGATGACGATTTCAAGGAGATACTCTCCCAGAACCTTTCGAGAGAAGACCTTCCGGCCTTTGAGGATGGCGGAGAGGAAGAGGAGCGGGAGAGGGGAGGCAATAAGACGGCCCCGCAGCGGCCCGCCTCTTTCGGCCTTATAGTAGCCGCGCTAATCGTACTGATAGGAGGCGGCCTCGTTTACTTCACCGGGGCCATAGACAAGCTCGCGCAGGCGCTTACGCCCGGAGAAGCGAAGGCCAAGACCGTAGGCATAGAGACCATTGAGGGCTATTATGCCGAGAATGGGAATGTCGGAAGGATATTCGTCATACAGGCGCGCGTAAGAAACCTGACCGAAGAGCCCCAGGAGATAAAGGCCGCAACCGGGGCCATCTACGACCGGAGCGGCAAAAAGCTGGGCTCGCGCTCTGTATCACCCGGCAGGGTGGTATCGCTCGAGGAAGTGGGGAGCCTCTCGAGGGAAGACCTCCTCAAGGCCTTCAAGGACCCGTCCGGCGGCGTCATACCGCCCAGGGGCACGGTGCCTGTTATGGTAGTCTTCACCGAGGCGGAGGGAGTGGCCGAGTACGGCATAGACATCGTAAGGTAACCGCCCTTCGGAAAACTCGATGCGCCGCCTTGAGGGCATAGCAGAGAACCTCCTTTCCGGCCTTTCGGCCCTGCCCGAGAAAAGCATGAGACTCGGGCTCTTCGCAAGGACCCTGGCCGCCCTGCCGCCCGAGGACGCCGCCAACCTCATCGAGATAATCTACGGGATGGACCCGCGCGGCGCGGGCGTTTCGATAGTCCGCGCCATGATGGTGGACCATGACGCGCTCGGGAAGGCGCTTGGCCGTGCCGCGGATTCCATCTACCTCTCGGCGCTCAGGCTTAATCTATCGAGGGTAGAAAGGCTATTCAACTATTTCGAGCCCTTCAGGGAAGGGGTGAGCGGCTATGAGGATGAGGAATTCGTCAAGACCGGCCACCTCACTCTCGGAGAGCGGAGAAGCCTCTCAAAATCGCACCGCTACAAGGACATAGAGAGGCTCCTTACCGACCCGGACCCGGTCATCGTAACGAACCTACTAAATAACCCCAGGATAACCGAGAGGGAGGTCTTGAAGATCGCCTCCAGGCGGCCAAACTCGCCACATGTCTTGAAGCTCGTCGCCCTTCACGGGAGATGGTCGGGCAGGTACGAGGTCCTTAAGGCCGTATCGAGAAACCCGTACGCCTTTCCGAGGGTGTCGATGGCCCTCATCGAGGGCCTCCTTGCCCAGGACCTCAATGAAATAGCCGAAGACAATACCCTTCACCCGGAACTTAAAATAGCGGCAAGGGACCTGCTGGATAAAAGGAAAGGCTGATTAAAGGCAACCTCTAAATCGGTCTTTTCCCCGGACTCCGCGTAGTTACGGGAATAAAAATGCTCACATATTGAATATATGCTCCGCTTTTTATCCTCTCTGTAGCGCGTCGAGATAAAAAACGGGAAAAATCGCGATAACTGCCTTTTCGCCTCCGTTTGACCCAGTAAAACCTATTTTGAATTCCAGCCCGCTATCAGCCTTTCCCCTATGGCCCTGACCACCGGAACGCTCACCGCGTTCCCGAGGCATTTATACCTCTGCGTGTCCGAAACCCCTTCCGTCCAGCCGTCCGGGAATCCCTGGAGCCGCTCACATTCCAGCGGGGTCAGTCTCCTTATCCCTGTGACGGTCTCAACGGCCTGCCCGTTCCCGCTATCCAGGCAATAGGTGTTACCGTCCTCCCTGCTTAAAGGCCCGCTCCCGCCCGAGGACGTCTTGTTCCTCAAGGAGGGCCTGTCCGGGCTCCTGGGCTGAAGGGAGTGAACGATGATCCCGTGCCTGTCATGGCAGGTCAGCGTGAACATGGGCTCCTCCGGCTCCTTGAAGCGCCTGCCGCCCCAGACTTTCTCATTAGCCGCGCTCTTTACCGGGATGACGTAGCCACATAGGGGTCCGTCCGACCCTGCTTGGCATACCTGGCCGTCAGGGTGCCCGCCACCTGGTCCTCGCCTTTGGGCTTGCATTTGCCCCCGAAGCCGCCGTTGTAGCTCAATAATCTCCGGGTCGCCTTCTCCGAAAGGGAATACTTTGGGGCGGGATTTTCCTCTAAGATGTCCGATAAAGTAGACGCGTTCTCTATTTTGGGGTAGAAACCACTGTGTATTAAGCAGCTGCCATTCGCATTCATAAACCCCAAGGTCGGCAATTGCTCGCAGGACGGCCGTAAAGTCTCGCCAGTCCGATGATGATAGGAGCCCTTTGACGTTTTCAAAGATAAAGACCGTGGGGCTGGCAGCTTTAATGATTTGCACAGCCTCAAAAAAGAGCCCACTCCGTGCCGCATGAAGTCCTCTTCGTTTTCCTGCCATTGATAGATCCTGGCATGGAAACCCGAACGTAAAGAGGTCGAGTCGACCCGGCAATTTTCCAGCAGGGATAATTGTTCTGACATCGCCCATATCCTCCGCACTCGGAAAGTGCTTTTTGTAGATCTGTTTAGCGTACTTGTCTATCTCGGAAAAACCGACCCACCCGAACCGAAACCCGGCTTCCTCGAGTCCTCTATGGAAGCCTCCTATTCCGGAGAACGCGTCAAGGTAATTAAGCGGCCTGGCCATAATCAGAAGTTCCTCACCAGGAGCTCGCCTCTTGCCGCCGCCTTGCCGCATTTGCTCCCCAGGCTGTAGTCGGTTTTGAGGGCTGTCTGTTTAAGCCCCTTGAACGCCTTCCTCATCTCCGGGATGTCGTTTACGCTTATAAGCATCTTTCCCTTTACGGACCTGGCCTTCTCGGCCAGGAGGTCGTACTGCTCGAGGCCGAAGTCCACCCCATACCCTTCCGTGCCCCAATAGGGCGGGTCGCAATAGATGAAGGTGTGCTCCCGGTCATATTTCTCGATGCATTCCTGCCAGCTAAGGCGCTCCACAAAGACCCTGGAGAGCCTCAGATGGGCTTCGCTCAGCTCCTCCTCGATCCGGAGGAGATTAAGCCTGGCCGGGGATGTGGTCGCGGTCCCGAAAGACTGTCCCCGGACCTTCCCGCCGAAAGAAAGCCTCTGGAGGTAATAGAACCGGGCGGCCCGCTGGATGTCGGTCAAGGTCTCGGGCGGGGTGTCCTGAAGCCAGTCGTATATTTTCCGGCTGGTAAGCGCCCATTTGAACTGCCGAAGGAACTCCTCGAGATGGTGCTGGACCACCCTGTAAAGGGTCACCAGGTCCAGGTTGACATCGTTAAGGACCTCCACCTTCGAGGGCTCCTTAAGGAAAAAAAGGGCTGCGCCCCCGGCAAAGGGTTCGCAATAACAGGTGTGTGTTGGAAATAAAGGCAGGATTTGCTTGGCTAACCGGCGCTTTCCGCCGATCCACGGGATTATGCTCATTACAGGAGGCCCCTCCTTATCAAATAGGATTTGATTTCCATGAGGGTGCCCTGCTACATTAAATCCGCCCTTGCGCGAGGGTGCGGATAGTAGCGGGCAACCGTCCTGTGTTATTGCACAGGGTTGGGGAGGGGCAAACTCCCCGACTGCTATCCGCTCTGCTATTTCAGCTTGAAAGCCTTCTCTTCTGTCGTCACGTCCGTATAAGTCCCGTCACCCCCTTTGCACTTGGCCTTGTATTCCCCGGTAAGCCAGTTTTCCGCCGTCTGGCAGATGTAATAATACTTCCCGACCTGGCCATCTTTCTTCGTCATGGTCGTTTCAGCCACCTTTTCCACATTCTGCGGGTCCAGGATCGCGATAGTCGGCAGGGTAGGAGGGTCGAAATACTCGATGGCTCCAAACGGGGTATTTCTTTTGAACTCGACCTGGATCAGGATCGCCGACCCCCTGTCCTTGGTTACTATGGCACTCATATGTCCTCCTGCGCCTGTATTGCTATTTGAATGTTTCTACAGGCAGAAAATTCCGGATTAATGAAGCGCTCCGCGTTAATAAAGGTGTCTCCCAGGCCAATCCCGAGCATCGAGGCATTGAGGAGCTCCTTTCCATCAAGATCCGCGTCAATGAGGTTCTCCGCCTCGATAGCTGTCTCATCCCTTTCAGCCCCGGATATGAAGGCCTCCAGGAGACCTTTTGAAAGCAGGAACTCCCCGTCCATATCAGTAATCCGGCACCGTTATAGTCGTTTGAACGTAGGGTTTTATTCTGATCAGAGAGTAAGGTACGGCCGTCGACATTCCTCCGGACCAACCCCAAAACGCGATGCTGTCCCCGCCTGCTCTCCAGCCCCAAAAGGCCGGGTCTATCTGCCCTGATTGCTCCGCGGCGGAATCCAGAACCCAACTCAAGAAGGCCGCCCTGCCGCCCAGGACCAGCCCGCCCTGGCCATGTCTTACTGCCCCGCGCTTTATAACGGCCGTCCCGCCGAGAATAAAGCCGCCGCTCCCGGTTATGGACGGGCTGGCGGGCTCCCCTGTCATGTCGGCCGACCCGCCGAGAATGAAACCTCCGGTTCCCGCCAGGGATTGCGTTTGCGGTATATGGAGGTCTACGCCCCCCATTTCGCCCGACGAATACCTTTGCGCGCGGTTGCAGATGTTCCATAGCGCCCAGTAGTTATCGCCATATACGAACTCATCAATCTCTCGGTCGAAATCGAGCGTTAGCGTGGTGACCAGGTTTGTCCGCGCCGCATCGCTGAAGAGCTTGAGGTTTACTCTTCCGTAGGTTCCGCCGTCCACCCTCTCGAATCGGCCATAATAGCCAGTGTTAAGGGAGATGGTCGCCTCGGTTGAATAGGTCTCCGGATTGACCCCTATCTCCTCCGTATACGAAATCGAAAAGAATGCCTTTAGTGGCCCGCCTTCTGTCTCTCTCCTTATGTCGGCATACAGGTATGTTTTGGCCCAGTTCTCCTCCCAATTCGGGTCCCATATCGGCGCGGAAGTAAGCTCATAAATCTGGAGCCTGTGGGTGCCGACTGTCCCGCCGCCCTCGAACTCGGTAATCTTGAAATAAAAATCATGCCGGAAATTCCCGCATGGAGTTCCCGAAAGAGCTGCCAGCTCCCGTGCGCCATATGCGGTCGCCTCGTCGCCGTATTCGGTGCCGCCGTAGCTCGGCCCGGCAAACAATTTCGTCCAGGTAAAGTAATCCTGGTAGACCGTAAATACAGGGTCGTAAGGAGGGTCGGGCTGAAGCCGTGCGGAGTAGAACTCCCACGGCGGCTGCTGTAAAAGGTCCTCGATGGCCATTTATTCCACTATGACAACTTTGCTGCGGACCTTGGTGGCCGGGTTGTACTCGTAGGTCATCACGGGGTATTCGCCGTTTGCATCAAACGCAGCCCAAATTTCAATACCTTCAGGAGTTACAGATATTCGAGCAAACTTGTGAGTCATAAGCACGTAAATCGTTTCTATCTTGGCCGCCAGCTCGGGCGATATGCTCGGTTCGCTGTAGGGCGTACCTGTCATCGTCCCCGAGCCGCCGAGCACGAAGCCTCCTGAGCCGTTTATGGTCTGGTCCTGCGCCTGCCCGGCTGGCGTACCTGTCATCGTCCCCGAGCCGCCGAGCACGAAGCCTCCTGAGCCGTTTATGGTCTGGTCCTGCGCCGAGCTCTCCTGATAGATGATCCCTTCGATACGGGAATCCCTTGTGGAATTACCGTAAGTGAGCTCCGCCTCGCCCCATTCGGCGGCATCGGCAAAGGTCCATCTGATAAAATCCCATGTGGCCGCGCTCAATACCCCGTCAAAGCCGAGCTGGGCTGAAATCCATGTCCTGGTGTATGTGTTGGCTCCTATAATGAGCTTTTCAACGACCTTGATGGCATCTGTTGAAACGACAGAAACATTATTATTGAGCGTAAAACCGGCGTTCTGATAGCCTTCGCCATCTGCACTGCGCGAAACGGACGCGACATCCGTGCCCAACGAGGTTTCAGAGCCGTTTGAATGGCGAATAGAAATATTCGCCCGCCAGGTAACCGTCCCGCCGGAATACCCGGCTCCATGCGCCTCCGGGTCTCCGGACGTCTGGACGGTGTCGAGCTTTTTTCCGGCCTGCCCGTTTATAGTGACGTCGGTTTTTGTATGGTGAAGGATCAACTCTGCCATCAGAAGCTCCTAAGGGGGCCGGAGCCCCCTCGTGGATTTTAGAAAGATCAGGTCGGCGTGCCTTTGGATGCCTGGATTTTCAGATTGATCTTATAGGTATCCCCGTCGCCGGCCGGGGTGAACGGATTCGGGTCCCTCTCTGCATAGATATGCACCCCGTCGGCGTCCAAAACCTCATATCCATAGATGGTCGCGCCTCCGTTAAGGGGTCCCGTGAAGGTGAATGTCTGTTCGGGGTAGATCGCCTGGTCTATTCCGCCGACATTCGAGACCGTGAACGAGCCGTTGGCGAGCGTCTTGGCCGCATACCCCCCGCCGGCTGCCTCGGTGAAATTGCCAGCCGTGTGAGAGTCCAGCGGAGTTATGTCGTTCGTGAAGAGCTTCAGTTGAAAATTGCTTCCTCCAGCGGGTCTCACATTGTTGAAGTAAGTATTAAGTATTGCATTTGCCCCTGAATCGCCAAGTACGAGTGCCATTTTTTATACCTCCGTTTAAGGTTCAAATTTCAATCCCGCCTTACCAGCCGCCGCACCTTCATCCCCTCGGGGATCAGGACTCCCGGAGGCGGGGTGAATTCGTAGGCCGTGTCCACCTTGTAATTCCCCATGACGTATTCGGCCCTGTCCACGTTCACAATTTCGGGCTGGCCGGTTTCAGGGTTCAGTGCGGCCTTCTGCCCGCTTGCTCCGTCGATTTCCATCGCGGTGAGCGTGTCGATATTTATCCGGGTCTGCTCATAGCCTTCCGGCACGCCTTCGCGGATCGTGAACAAAGGCGCCCCGCTATTCACCGGCAGGGAATCGGTGCAGTAGCAGCCGAGAATATTGCCCTCCGAGTCGTGCAAAACCTCCAGATACATAAGGCCTCCTTAATTGCTGTGGTAGTCCCAGTAAACTATAAAGGTCTCGCCGTTGCCGATTGGCATACTCAACATGACCTGTCTGGCGGCTCCGGTTGAGACAAGGTCGGTCTGGCAGATCATTCTGCCGCTGTAGACGCTTCCGTACTTGTACAAATCCGGGTAATGAGAATACCTATGGACTGTGATATATACGTCCCCTCCGAAAGCATACGAATAACTTCCCTGAGTCATCTTGAGCTTGGAAAGGGTTATGGCCGTATCCGGCGACTGGAATAGCTGGACACCGTCGAAGTAGGTCGAGCCCGCCACGTCAGTATCCGTATACCCGCCTATCAAACGGATTTTGATATAACGCGCGTTCGCCGGAGGGGTGAAGTTATAAGAGAGCGACCGGGCATTGGCATCCGGGGCCGTGGCGTTGTAAAGGTCCGCTGAGGAAAGGAAGACCTTGTCTTTATCGAAATAGCGGACCTGGACGATGTTCCTTATGCCCGAAACCGAGGACCTGATGTTGAGCTTGATCGAGTTCTGGTCGAGGCTCGAGACCTCTACATAATCGCTGTCGAGATAGCCGCCGCCGTTCCCGCCGCCTCCGGGGTGAGTGAAACGGTACGCCCTGGTCCCGTGCATCGGGTTGTCGGTGTCAAACCCGGCAGACCCGCCCGGATACAGGCTCCGCGTCCAGTTGTCCGGGATGCCGTCCTCGTCCGTGTCCGTTTCAAAGGAGCCGTTCTTAAGCCCGCCTTCCACTGCGATGCTGAAAAGGTGCTCGAAGTTCCCCTTGATCTTCTGCCAGAGGCTCCTTTTGGCCGGGCGTCCCACGACTATGTCGTTGTCTGTTATCGCCTCGTAAGCCATCCTGCTCTCCTAATATATGTGGTAGCCGGGGCTGCCGTCGGGCATGAGCCCGTCGTCGTCGCAGATATACCCGTACTCTTTGTCCTCTTCCGTCGCCTGGTCCCAGTCGGGAGCGTCATCGGGGGCGATTATGTCGATCTTCCTCGGGCTTATCCGGAGGGCCCTGAGAGCTATCCTCTTGCCCTTGAATTCGCGCTTGATTATCTGGAAGGGCGCCCTCACCAGGGGGCTTCCGTCCGGCTCCACGACCTCGTCGGTCGAGAGCCTTATGTTCTCTCCGGTTTTTGCATCGGCGTCCTTCAGGTGCGCGTCGAAAGAGACTATCGGCATGGGGTCCCTCTGCCGCCAGACCTGACGCATTGCAAAGTCCTTTATGAAGCTCGCAATCGTCTCCTCCTGGGCGTACCAGGTACCGAGCCAGCGGCAGAAGAATTTCTTCTCGGCCGCCGTGCCGTATGAATTCGCGCTCTCCGCGTCCGGGTCCACGGCCAGGTCGAGCCTGCCGTATGATCCGGGCGAGTCGAGCTCGCCTATGGGGCTTTTGTCCCAATAGACCAGGACCCTCGATACTCTTGACGACTTGTTATCGTCCACCCCGGAAGAACCGTTGATGATATTAGCCTCGTCGCTGAATTCCCTGTACGACCGGCCGGGCTCGTTAGGGATGTTCCGCCGTATGGTGACCTTGAGGTCCTCGCCCACCCATGATTTGCAGTCCAGGAGGTCTACTATCTCGAAATAGAGCTCTTTGAGCTTGGTCGGCTCTGAGACGACGGCCGAGAAATCGACCTCGCCGCCCGGCCAGTCCCGCCAGTAATCGAACCCGTCCGAATCCACGCTCCCGGCGTCGTAGCCCGCGTCCTCGAGGAGCATCTGCTTCAGGATGTCGAAGGGATTCGCCGGGGCGTAGTACCTTACCTTCTGCACCTTCTCTCCGGGGCCGTATCCGGCGGCGATGGTGCCGAAGTGGCCCCTCTGGCAGCCGGTCAGCTGGTTTGCCTGGGCGCTTGCCCCGGTGTAGCTGATTATCTCGTCTCCCATCCTGATATAGCCCGAGGGAGATTTCAGCCCTTCGACCGTCGTAAGCGTCATCTCATTCGCCGCTTCGTCCACGGCGGCCACTAACTTTATATCGAGCTTCGGAGGCACTTCGATCTTGTCGAGGGCCTTCAGGAGGTCCACTATCTCCACCTCCACGGTCCCCTTGCCGCGCTTGATGTTCTCGATCCTGCCGATGAAGGTCTGACGGAACTCCTCTTCCG encodes the following:
- a CDS encoding phosphoribosyltransferase family protein, producing MSGRDVIIVEDIIDRGHTAKALMKYFSDRGAASIRLCTLLKREGGAPELKADYTGAIIGPGFVVGYGMDYKERLRGLPGPLHRSGRGGAVDGPARLIGGL
- a CDS encoding DNA adenine methylase, coding for MSIIPWIGGKRRLAKQILPLFPTHTCYCEPFAGGAALFFLKEPSKVEVLNDVNLDLVTLYRVVQHHLEEFLRQFKWALTSRKIYDWLQDTPPETLTDIQRAARFYYLQRLSFGGKVRGQSFGTATTSPARLNLLRIEEELSEAHLRLSRVFVERLSWQECIEKYDREHTFIYCDPPYWGTEGYGVDFGLEQYDLLAEKARSVKGKMLISVNDIPEMRKAFKGLKQTALKTDYSLGSKCGKAAARGELLVRNF
- a CDS encoding DNA cytosine methyltransferase, which gives rise to MARPLNYLDAFSGIGGFHRGLEEAGFRFGWVGFSEIDKYAKQIYKKHFPSAEDMGDVRTIIPAGKLPGRLDLFTFGFPCQDLSMAGKRRGLHAARSGLFFEAVQIIKAASPTVFIFENVKGLLSSSDWRDFTAVLRAIADLGVYECEWQLLNTQWFLPQNRERVYFIGHLRGKSRPKVFPFGEGDPEIIELQRRLRGQMQAQRRGPGGGHPDGQVCQAGSDGPLCGYVIPVKSAANEKVWGGRRFKEPEEPMFTLTCHDRHGIIVHSLQPRSPDRPSLRNKTSSGGSGPLSREDGNTYCLDSGNGQAVETVTGIRRLTPLECERLQGFPDGWTEGVSDTQRYKCLGNAVSVPVVRAIGERLIAGWNSK
- a CDS encoding AAA family ATPase, with amino-acid sequence MEKGRSVILDATFGKRKHLLRASEMAARNRVFVNTVECTARNSTIRERLRARLAEPGKAVSDADWDIYLRQKALFEQISGPHFVSWAEDPLQERVRNVFSIIFG
- a CDS encoding AAA family ATPase; translated protein: MLPAHSSGARSRASRPRSRRSRGPRRKPHSSAPPTISTSPGSTPRAGFRPHAIVSGPSGTGKSTLAAEIAGHTGFVHLSSDAVRKELAGLSPGERRKEPFGEGIYSDDFTRGHMTSS
- a CDS encoding DUF3426 domain-containing protein codes for the protein MIIHCDRCGTKFRLDDSRITGKGVRVRCTKCQNVFVAAPPPPVEEIQLEDIFGASAGEAAAQADAPRRDKAGRKTGGDEKRENLAFDFREGSEGTEAREAAAHESVNEQDTGGGFGLDAGPDTGSDRVDSGVATGQGFEFSPEDKAHEEKNEWGLGDEKDDFSFGFEGAEKDRRAEEEREPIKEEPKEEEDDINFSFETPELVNREAAPSLQGAIAAEAPQAAKAANEKVEKAIPFSASGYAKEALAPEKGKQKAPDDDFKEILSQNLSREDLPAFEDGGEEEERERGGNKTAPQRPASFGLIVAALIVLIGGGLVYFTGAIDKLAQALTPGEAKAKTVGIETIEGYYAENGNVGRIFVIQARVRNLTEEPQEIKAATGAIYDRSGKKLGSRSVSPGRVVSLEEVGSLSREDLLKAFKDPSGGVIPPRGTVPVMVVFTEAEGVAEYGIDIVR